In Streptomyces canus, the following proteins share a genomic window:
- a CDS encoding cold-shock protein produces MATGTVKWFNPDKGYGFISQDDGGADVFVESAAIQTNGYKSLEENQRVEFEVTQGSKGPQAGMVRPL; encoded by the coding sequence ATGGCAACAGGCACTGTGAAGTGGTTCAACCCCGACAAGGGATACGGCTTCATCAGCCAGGACGATGGCGGCGCAGACGTGTTCGTGGAATCCGCAGCCATCCAGACCAATGGCTACAAAAGCTTGGAAGAGAACCAGCGGGTGGAGTTCGAGGTCACCCAAGGCTCGAAGGGTCCACAAGCGGGAATGGTCCGCCCCTTGTAG
- a CDS encoding DUF402 domain-containing protein, whose amino-acid sequence MRSFETGETVVRRDVHRSGRVWSEQALRVLADIDEALVTACAPGAEARWPALYAKARDEGDRSVRTEAFEAMATGRWELADAVWQETDLLLWKPPAAWFSINAFFVPDGAGRRLRNWYVNFEHPTRRTETGFDTFDLTVDLLIHPDLTGWEWKDEDEYAHVRRLGIISDTEHQAVDDARAQVLAMLADRAGVFAHTERWAAWAWEPAWPTPRLPRPTVAAERVAPEGG is encoded by the coding sequence GTGCGAAGTTTCGAGACGGGTGAGACGGTCGTACGGCGCGACGTGCACCGCTCGGGCCGGGTGTGGAGCGAGCAGGCGCTGCGGGTTCTCGCGGACATCGATGAGGCGTTGGTGACCGCCTGTGCGCCCGGGGCGGAGGCCCGCTGGCCCGCCCTGTATGCGAAGGCCCGCGACGAAGGGGACCGCTCGGTGCGCACGGAGGCGTTCGAGGCGATGGCGACCGGCAGGTGGGAGCTCGCGGACGCGGTGTGGCAGGAGACCGACCTGCTGCTGTGGAAGCCTCCGGCGGCCTGGTTCAGCATCAACGCCTTCTTCGTCCCCGACGGCGCCGGGCGGCGGCTGCGGAACTGGTACGTCAACTTCGAGCACCCCACCCGCCGTACTGAGACCGGGTTCGACACCTTCGATCTCACCGTAGACCTGCTCATCCACCCCGACCTCACCGGCTGGGAGTGGAAGGACGAAGACGAGTACGCGCACGTGCGCCGCCTCGGCATCATCTCCGACACCGAGCACCAGGCCGTCGACGACGCCCGCGCCCAGGTGCTGGCGATGCTCGCCGACCGTGCCGGCGTCTTCGCGCACACGGAGCGCTGGGCGGCCTGGGCGTGGGAGCCGGCCTGGCCTACGCCGCGCCTGCCCCGGCCCACGGTGGCCGCGGAGAGGGTCGCACCGGAGGGCGGCTGA
- a CDS encoding PQQ-like beta-propeller repeat protein, with protein MSSSTCCAWWNRSAVPGTVYIECNENLVYALDATTGAVRWTSHVGKDLLYSSPAVADGLVYVGSQDFTLYALDTATGKVRWKKKANGAFDARPIIEGSTLYVGADGDVFYALDAATGTVRWTQFVGGDGVSEGAIIRDDTVYVGSYDQRVYALNKATGDLKWVQVLGRGDLNSTPVIAADTLYINGGDTKIYALDLHNGKIKWSRDTHSNDYSPAVSGNLVYIGSDDNTMRALNARTGATMWTHPAKTPYGPPLVANGVLYFGDDDGKLYALSAATGKSGRG; from the coding sequence ATGTCGTCTTCGACCTGCTGCGCCTGGTGGAACAGGAGCGCGGTGCCCGGCACCGTCTACATCGAGTGCAACGAGAATCTGGTCTACGCACTCGACGCCACCACAGGCGCCGTCAGATGGACCAGCCATGTCGGCAAGGATCTCCTCTACTCCTCACCTGCTGTCGCTGACGGCCTGGTCTATGTAGGAAGCCAGGATTTCACCCTCTACGCACTCGACACGGCCACCGGGAAGGTCCGTTGGAAGAAGAAGGCCAACGGTGCCTTCGATGCCCGGCCGATCATCGAAGGCAGCACCCTCTATGTGGGTGCCGACGGTGACGTCTTCTACGCCCTGGACGCGGCCACCGGTACGGTCCGCTGGACTCAGTTCGTCGGCGGAGATGGGGTCAGCGAAGGGGCCATCATCCGCGACGACACTGTCTACGTCGGTAGCTACGACCAGCGCGTCTACGCCCTGAACAAGGCCACCGGCGACCTGAAGTGGGTCCAAGTACTTGGGCGGGGCGACCTCAACTCCACACCCGTCATCGCCGCCGACACCCTCTACATCAACGGCGGCGATACGAAGATCTATGCTCTCGACCTCCACAACGGCAAGATCAAATGGAGTCGGGACACCCACAGCAACGATTACTCGCCCGCCGTCTCCGGCAACCTCGTCTACATCGGCAGCGACGACAACACGATGCGCGCCCTCAACGCCCGCACCGGAGCCACGATGTGGACCCATCCTGCCAAAACCCCATACGGGCCGCCCCTTGTCGCGAACGGCGTTCTCTACTTCGGCGACGACGACGGCAAGCTGTACGCCCTCAGCGCTGCCACGGGAAAGAGCGGCCGAGGATGA